Proteins co-encoded in one Helicoverpa zea isolate HzStark_Cry1AcR chromosome 30, ilHelZeax1.1, whole genome shotgun sequence genomic window:
- the LOC124644583 gene encoding uncharacterized protein LOC124644583 isoform X1 produces the protein MVMTAGIKPVPIKLRQCLISPLTLYELSAAVVDSLDYPDAFKWTETDVAKWMVNVVGLPQYRRCIFANKINGKRLLRMELPSSLPDINIHDYAHIAKITAEVRKLYVTDFIRFSRSIGLPFRKPLTHCTWFKARTGMQWGIRQNWTRSDILRWMQILNPKPLYLDHWDLVWYQKADFPKTMFARIPRAPPREVLPHYEPPEEFCNEYLTPRRFRLQANIPEDAQLIWMEHRPGSPNRKEPLTKEEKKALKKQQSIKPKDSRLIPKRPCLTGLSGKDLILARRKMPKPKFLSGFK, from the exons ATGGTCATGACTGCCGGAATAAAGCCCGTTCCTAT TAAGCTGCGACAATGTCTAATATCGCCCTTGACACTGTATGAGCTGAGTGCTGCCGTGGTGGACAGCTTGGACTACCCTGACGCGTTCAAGTGGACGGAGACCGATGTCGCCAAGTGGATGGTGAACGTCGTCGGCTTGCCGCAGTATAGG AGATGTATTTTCGCTAACAAAATCAATGGCAAAAGACTGCTGCGAATGGAACTGCCGTCGTCTCTGCCTGACATCAACATACACGACTACGCTCATATTGCA AAAATAACCGCAGAAGTAAGAAAGCTATATGTGACCGACTTCATTCGTTTCTCGCGGAGCATCGGCTTGCCGTTTCGGAAGCCGCTCACGCACTGCACGTGGTTCAAAGCCAGGACCGGCATGCAGTGGGGGATACGACAGAATTGGACCAG GAGTGACATACTACGATGGATGCAAATTTTGAATCCGAAACCGTTGTACCTAGACCACTGGGATTTAGTATG GTATCAGAAGGCAGATTTTCCAAAGACCATGTTCGCAAGAATACCGCGGGCTCCGCCGCGTGAAGTGCTACCTCACTATGAACCCCCTGAGGAGTTCTGCAATGAGTACCTG ACCCCTCGAAGATTCAGACTGCAAGCAAACATTCCAGAAGACGCCCAACTCATCTGGATGGAGCATAGACCAGGCTCACCGAACAGAAAGGAGCCCCTAACTAAAGAGGAAAAAAAGGCGTTGAAAAAACAACAAAGTATTAAGCCCAAAGATTCTCGACTGATTCCTAAGAGACCCTGCTTGACCGGACTGTCTGGCAAGGACTTAATACTGGCTAGAAGGAAGATGCCCAAACCTAAGTTTTTGAGCGGTTTTAAGTGA
- the LOC124644583 gene encoding uncharacterized protein LOC124644583 isoform X2 produces the protein MVNVVGLPQYRRCIFANKINGKRLLRMELPSSLPDINIHDYAHIAKITAEVRKLYVTDFIRFSRSIGLPFRKPLTHCTWFKARTGMQWGIRQNWTRSDILRWMQILNPKPLYLDHWDLVWYQKADFPKTMFARIPRAPPREVLPHYEPPEEFCNEYLTPRRFRLQANIPEDAQLIWMEHRPGSPNRKEPLTKEEKKALKKQQSIKPKDSRLIPKRPCLTGLSGKDLILARRKMPKPKFLSGFK, from the exons ATGGTGAACGTCGTCGGCTTGCCGCAGTATAGG AGATGTATTTTCGCTAACAAAATCAATGGCAAAAGACTGCTGCGAATGGAACTGCCGTCGTCTCTGCCTGACATCAACATACACGACTACGCTCATATTGCA AAAATAACCGCAGAAGTAAGAAAGCTATATGTGACCGACTTCATTCGTTTCTCGCGGAGCATCGGCTTGCCGTTTCGGAAGCCGCTCACGCACTGCACGTGGTTCAAAGCCAGGACCGGCATGCAGTGGGGGATACGACAGAATTGGACCAG GAGTGACATACTACGATGGATGCAAATTTTGAATCCGAAACCGTTGTACCTAGACCACTGGGATTTAGTATG GTATCAGAAGGCAGATTTTCCAAAGACCATGTTCGCAAGAATACCGCGGGCTCCGCCGCGTGAAGTGCTACCTCACTATGAACCCCCTGAGGAGTTCTGCAATGAGTACCTG ACCCCTCGAAGATTCAGACTGCAAGCAAACATTCCAGAAGACGCCCAACTCATCTGGATGGAGCATAGACCAGGCTCACCGAACAGAAAGGAGCCCCTAACTAAAGAGGAAAAAAAGGCGTTGAAAAAACAACAAAGTATTAAGCCCAAAGATTCTCGACTGATTCCTAAGAGACCCTGCTTGACCGGACTGTCTGGCAAGGACTTAATACTGGCTAGAAGGAAGATGCCCAAACCTAAGTTTTTGAGCGGTTTTAAGTGA